The window GGCCTGGGTACTATGCGATGAAGCACATGCCACAGGAGTGATTGGGCCAAATGGCGAGGGAACAGAAGCTTATTTTGGCTTGGAAGGAAAAGCGGACATTATCACCGGCACATTCAGCAAGGCCCTGGGCGGTGTGGGAGGATTTGTGGCAGGCAGCAATGAACTCATCAACTACTTACAGATCGCCACCAGGTCATACATGTTCTCCACCTCATTACCAATACCGGCAGCAGCAGCCATGCTGGAGGCTTTGGATATCATAGCAATCGATCCGGGGCTTATGCAGGCACTGTGGAACAATATCCGGTACTTCCGGAACGCTTTACAGGCTATGGGCTTCGATACAGGCCTTTCAGAAACTGCTATTATCCCTGTTATTATTGGCAACGACACCCTCGTAAAAGAAATGACCCGGCGCCTTCACCGGGCGGGCATACTGGTCAATGCTGTTCCTTACCCTGCTGTTCCCAAAAAGCTAACCCGGATCAGGATATCCCTATCTGCCAACCATACCCAGGCGCAGATGGACTATGCGTTGGAGCAAATCGAAAAAGTTGGCCGGGAACTGGGGGTAATTTCAGCGTGTTGACATAATTTACGGCTGATAAACAGAAAGTACATGAATGGCCAATACAGAAAAGACATTTATCCCGGGCAGGAAGTAGCGATTATCCTTAAAAAAGACCAGCGAACAGGTAAGTTGACCTATGGCATTGTCAAAGACCTGCTAACATCAGCAGCGTACCATTCAAGAGGGATAAAAGTACGCCTGGAGGATGGGCAGGTTGGCCGTGTAGCAGAGATAGATGTTGTTGATCCTGATGGGGAGTAAAGGGCTGCTATTGATATCCGGACTTTTGGAGAAAATATTAAACAGTTCATCTGTGATATTTGTACATTTATTGTAAACCCCGGGGAATGCAGCACTACTATGATACGCTTTTCGAATACATCTCTCAGATAATCGATATTCCCGAACATGACAGAGCCCAATGCCGCAATAATTTTAAACCATTACGGGTAGCCAGGGATACTATGCTGGAGGTGGCCGGCAAAGTTCCGGTGCATCATAACTTTATTGTGTCAGGTTTTATGCGGAAATTTTATATCAATGATAAAGGCGAAGAAATAACGGTCGACTTAAATAATGGTCCCCGGTTCTTTACCTCCTATTTCCCTTTTGTGAACCAGACGATCTCCAATGAATACCTCTATTGCATTACGGATTGCGAGTTGCTCAGGATCACCAAGGCCGATGCCGACAGTTCTGCCAAAACAAGCATTACGCAAAAAGACTATACGATCAGGTTGTTCCAGCAAATACAGGAAGAAGACAGACAACGGATGAATGACCTGGCCACGCTTACAGCCGAACAGCGGTATGTGAAATTGATGAAGGATTGTCCGGCTATAATAAAAAATGTACCACTTAAATATATTGCTTCCTACCTCGGCATAAAACCTGAAAGCCTTAGCAGGATAAGGCGGGAGATTTCTTAACAATTGTTAAGTTGGAATCATCAGGCTGAAGTTATCTTTAATCCATCACTTCAGCACCATGAAACAAAGAACCCAAACTGTAGCTGTACACCTCTTTAGGAACGTCACCCGTTTTTGGTTTGTGGTAACCTATTTGGGGCAGTTGATCTTTGCCTACTATATACTAATGCTGTATTGGAAATCAACTGCACTGGGGGATTTCGAAAAGTGGAATACCGCCAATCCGCATTTCTACATGAAAGGCGATAGGGTTGGCAACCTGATCTTTGGCCTACACGTGGCTTTGGCCGTTGTAATAACTATGCTGGGGCCGTTACAATTAGTAACCTGGATCAGAACGAAAGCACCCCGGTTTCACAGGATCAGTGGCAGGGTGTATATCTTTTCAGCGTTCCTAATTAGTATAGCAGGTTTATACCTTACCTGGGTAAGAGGTTCAGTGGGCGGACTATTTAGTGCTATAGGGATCACCTTTAATGCGCTGATCATTATTGTCTGTGCATTCTTTGCGGTTAAATATGCCATGCAAAGAAAAATTAAGTTGCATAATCAATGGGCAGTACACCTGTTATTGGCCATGAGTGGTGTATGGTTATTCCGTGTATTTTTTATGCTCTGGATGGTCATTCACAGGGCTCCTGTTGGTTTTGATCCTGAAACATTTACAGGGCCTTTCTTAAATGCCCTGGCGGTACTTGTTTACATCCTTCCCCAGGCTATAGTCGCTTTCTATTTTAAAGCTAAATTTTCGGGCTCTCCCTCTACAAAATGGGCTTTCTCCCTATTACTCTTTGTTATCACAATTGGCATTGTAATAGGCACAATAGGTGCTGTCCGCGGCATGTGGCTTCCCCGGATATGATATATTATATACCCGGTCGGCTGCTGGCATATGGCTTGCATCTGTTTTTCCAAAAATACAGTTATGAAAAAGAACATAATGAACCTTGTGGTATTCACATGGTTAGGATTGTTGTTGCCCATGCTCCTGATGAGCCAGAATAAAGAACAACGTATTATGGACGACAGTAAAAAGGCCAAAGCTGCATTTATCAAGTCAGATGGGTTAATGAAGAACCTTTTTGCGAACAGTTATGGGTACGTAATATTCCCCAATGTGGGGAAAGGGGCAATTGGTGTCGGCGGGGCAGCCGGTACAGGGGCTGTATATGAACGTGGAAAACACATCGGTACTGCAAAAATGATACAGGTGAGCGCAGGTTTTCAGTTTGGCGGACAGGCTTACCGGGAAGTGATCTTTTTTGAAAACAAAGACGCCCTGGACCGCTTTACGAGTAACAAGCTTGAATTTGCCGGGCAATTCTCGGCGATTGCTGTTAAGGAGGGTGCCTCTGCCGATGTGAAATACAGGGATGGGGTTATGGTATTCACCCAGGGAAAAGACGGGCTGATGCTGGAAGCTGCATTGGGCGGCCAAAGATTCACCTACACGCCCATGTAAAAAATTATAAGACATAAAAGGGAGCTGGGCTATTGCTGCTCCTCTTTAGTTGAAGATTTATGTTAAAGTCTTACAGCCAGGAAGGTTGCCTTTCCTGGCTGTAGCTTTTTGGTGAGAAAGGAAAAGCCGGGAGAATGCGTAAAATTTTATACGATATCTCCCATTTTTCTTAGATTCATCAACCAAAATAGCCCACATAATGTACAGGCAACGTTTTAAAATGGCGCTTCGCACGCTTTGGAATCAGCGGTTTTATACCGCTTTAAATGTATTTGGTCTGTCATTAGGTATTGCGGTCGGAATAATCCTGTTCCAGTTTATACGCTATCATTCCAGCTTTGATAGCTATCATCCCAATGCCGGGCAGTTGTATAAAGTGGTTACAGAACTGCACCTGCCGGATGGCTCCGTAATACATGAAGGGGGAAGCCCTTTGCCACTCACCAAGGCGTTGAAAAATAGAATACCCCAGGTAAAAGATGAAACGGTATTGCTAACCTTAAAGTCGGCAACCATCG of the Paraflavitalea devenefica genome contains:
- a CDS encoding YwbE family protein; its protein translation is MNGQYRKDIYPGQEVAIILKKDQRTGKLTYGIVKDLLTSAAYHSRGIKVRLEDGQVGRVAEIDVVDPDGE
- a CDS encoding Crp/Fnr family transcriptional regulator; translated protein: MQHYYDTLFEYISQIIDIPEHDRAQCRNNFKPLRVARDTMLEVAGKVPVHHNFIVSGFMRKFYINDKGEEITVDLNNGPRFFTSYFPFVNQTISNEYLYCITDCELLRITKADADSSAKTSITQKDYTIRLFQQIQEEDRQRMNDLATLTAEQRYVKLMKDCPAIIKNVPLKYIASYLGIKPESLSRIRREIS
- a CDS encoding DUF2306 domain-containing protein, which produces MKQRTQTVAVHLFRNVTRFWFVVTYLGQLIFAYYILMLYWKSTALGDFEKWNTANPHFYMKGDRVGNLIFGLHVALAVVITMLGPLQLVTWIRTKAPRFHRISGRVYIFSAFLISIAGLYLTWVRGSVGGLFSAIGITFNALIIIVCAFFAVKYAMQRKIKLHNQWAVHLLLAMSGVWLFRVFFMLWMVIHRAPVGFDPETFTGPFLNALAVLVYILPQAIVAFYFKAKFSGSPSTKWAFSLLLFVITIGIVIGTIGAVRGMWLPRI
- a CDS encoding lipid-binding SYLF domain-containing protein, which encodes MKKNIMNLVVFTWLGLLLPMLLMSQNKEQRIMDDSKKAKAAFIKSDGLMKNLFANSYGYVIFPNVGKGAIGVGGAAGTGAVYERGKHIGTAKMIQVSAGFQFGGQAYREVIFFENKDALDRFTSNKLEFAGQFSAIAVKEGASADVKYRDGVMVFTQGKDGLMLEAALGGQRFTYTPM